In Papaver somniferum cultivar HN1 chromosome 1, ASM357369v1, whole genome shotgun sequence, a genomic segment contains:
- the LOC113329689 gene encoding glucose-induced degradation protein 8-A homolog: MMDLDPRQYDNVAIDDGDVRSVVLSYLVHNCFKETADSFVATTGVKVPDNYPVGMDKRKPIYHFALEGNALKAIELTEQLAPNLLEENMDLHFDLLSLHFVELVCTRKCTEALEFAQSKLTPFGRVNKYVEKLEDFMALLAYEEPENSPMFHLLSSEYRQHVAESLNGAILAHSNMPSYSALERLLHQTTVIRHSLHQESNKDEHAPFSLKAFLKS; encoded by the exons ATGATGGACCTAGATCCTCGACAATACGATAACGTT GCGATCGATGATGGTGATGTTCGTAGCGTAGTTCTATCATACCTTGTACATAATTGCTTTAAAGAGACTGCAGATTCATTTGTTGCTACTACTGGTGTAAAGGTCCCTGATAATTATCCTGTAGGCATGGATAAAAGAAAAC ctATATATCATTTTGCACTGGAGGGTAATGCTCTAAAGGCCATAGAGCTTACAGAACAGCTGGCACCTAACTTActagaagaaaatatggacttgCATTTCGATCTCTTGAGCCTTCATTTCGTTGAGCTTGTCTGCACTAGGAAGTG CACAGAAGCTTTGGAATTTGCTCAGAGCAAGTTGACCCCGTTTGGGAGGGTCAACAAATATGTTGAAAAGCTTGAA GACTTTATGGCTTTATTAGCTTATGAAGAGCCAGAAAATTCTCCTATGTTTCACTTGCTAAGCTCGGAATACCGACAGCATGTTGCAGAATCTCTGAATGGAGCAATTCTTG CGCATTCCAACATGCCCAGCTATTCAGCACTGGAAAGGCTGCTACACCAAACCACAGTAATTAGACACAGTTTACATCAAGAATCTAATAAG GACGAGCATGCACCATTTTCTTTGAAGGCGTTCCTTAAGAGTTAA